GCTTTGGAGGACCTAAACAATCTCAAAATGCAGGCAGAGGAAGCAGAAAGGCGAATGAAGCAAGCCGAGGTTGAGAAGGAACGGCAGATCAAGGTGGCCCACGAGGCAGCGCAGAAAAGCGCCGCTGTCGAGCTCCAGAACAAGCGCATGTCCTTCGTTGCAAAGACTTCAAAGCTGGAAGAGTCTCTCAAGCAAGAGCATGGCACTGTTATTCAACTCAAAGAAGAGGCAGAACGTCTCAAGAGGCTACAAGAGGAGGCTGACAAGGCCAGAGAGGAAGCTGAGAAGGAGCTGGAAAAGTGGAGGCAGAAGGCCAATGAGGCTCTCCGACTCAGACTCCAGGCAGAAGAGGAGGCACATAAGAAGACTGTTGCCCAGGAGGAGGCTGAAAAACAGAAGGACGACGCCGAACGAGAGGCTAAGAAGAGGACCAAAGCAGAGGAGTCTGCTCTGAAACAGAAGGACATGGCTGAGCAGGAGCTCGAGAGGCAGAGGAAACTGGCTGACACCACGGCACAGCAGAAATTCACTGCAGAGCAAGAGCTTATTCGTTTAAGGGCTGACTTCGACCACGCAGACCAACAGCGATCTCTACTTGACGACGAACTCTACCGTCTCAAAAACGAGGTCAGTGCTGCGGAGCAGCAAAGGAAACACCTTGAAGATGAACTTGctaaagtgaaaagtgaaatgGATATCCTTCTGAAACTGAAGACCAAGGCTGATAAAGAGAGCATGTCCAACACAGAAAAGAGTAAACAGCTGCTTGTGGCAGAGGCTGCAAAAATGCGAGACCTTGCTGAGGAAGCATCCAAGCTTCGTGCCATTGTTGAGGAGgcaaagagacagaggcagattgCTGAGGATGAAGCCGCCCGACAAAGagcagaggctgagagaatcCTGAAAGAGAAACTTGCAGCAATTAATGAGGCGACTCGCCTCAAAACTGAAGCTGAGATTGCCCTTAAAGAAAAGGAAGCGGAGAATGAACGCCTCAGGAGGAAAGCTGAAGATGAAGCTTACCAGAGGAAAGCTCTTGAAGATCAGGCCAGCCAGCACAAACAAGACATTGAAGAAAAGATAGTCCTACTTAAGAAGTCCTCTGAAGCTGAactggagagacagaaaacCATTGTTGATGATACTCACAAACAAAGACGAATTGTGGAGGAGGAGATTCGCATCCTCAAGCTTAACTTTGAGAAAGCCTCATCTGGAAAGCTTGATTTGGAGCTGGAACTAAACAAACTCAAGAACATCGCAGACGAAACTCAGCAAACCAAAATCCAGGctgagaaagaggcagagaagatGAGGAAGCTTGCATTAGAGGAGGAAAAACGAAGGAGAGAAGCAGAAGATAAAGTTAAGAAAATTGCTGCTGCAGAACAAGAGGCAGCTCGTCAACGCCAGGCAGCCCAGGAAGAAGTTGAACGCCTCAAAAAGAAAGCTACTGAGGCCAATATACAAAAAGAGGAGGCAGACAAAGAGGCAGAACGGCAAATCCTTTCAGCTAAAGAAGCAGCACAGAAATGCAGTGCAGCAGAACAGCAAGTGCAAAGCATCCTTGTCCAGCAAAAAGAGGACAGCCTTGTTCAGAAGAAGCTGAGACAAGAATTTGAGAAGGCTAAAAAGGTAGCAAAAGAAGCAGAAAAAGCTAAAGAGAAAGCTGAGAAAGAGGCTGCTCTCCTTCGTCAACAAGCTGAGGAAGCTGAACGCCAGAAGCAAGCAGCAGAGGTGGAAGCTGCCAACCAAGGCAAAGCTCAAGAGGATgctgagagactgagaaaggCGGCAGAGTTGGAGGCTGCAAAGAGAGCccaagcagaggcagcagcgaTCAAACAGAAGCAACATGCCGATGCTGAGATGGCCAAACACAAGAAACTGGCAGAGAAAACCATAAAACAAAAATCTCAAGTTGAGCAAGAACTTGCCAAGGTCAAACTGCAGCTTGATGAGACAGATAACCAGAAGTCTCTTCTGGATGATGAGCTCCAACGCCTTAAGGATGAGGTCGGTGAGGCTTCTAAGCAGAAGGCTCAAGTAGAAGAAGAGCTGTTCAAAGTCAAAGTTCAGATGGAGGAACTGATGAAATTGAAGCAGAGAATTGTGGAGGAGAACCAGCGCCTTAtcaaaaaagacaaagataaCTCACAGAAGTTTCTTGCTGAAGAGGCCGAGAACATGAAGAAGCTGGCTGAGGAAGCTGCCAGGCTTAGTGTCGAGGCTCAGGAGGCCGCTCGCATGAGAGAAATTGCAGAGGATGATCTTGCTCAACAACGGACCCTCGCAGAAAAGGTCCTTAAAGAAAAGAAGCAAGCCATCCAGGAGGCCTCTAAACTTAGAGCTGAGGCAGAAATGCTCCAGAGACAGAAGCAACAAGCTCAGGAACAGGCTCAGAAGCTGCTAGAGGACAAGCAGCAAATGCAGCAACGTCTGGATGACGAGATGGAAGGCTTTCAGAAATCCTTGGAAACTGAGCGCCAGAGGCAGTTGCAGATAACAGCTGAGGCAGAGAAACTCAAACTGCAGGTGTCTCAGCTCAGCGATGCTCAGGCCAAAGCTGAGGCAGATGCCAAAAAGTTCAAGAAACAGGCCGACGAGATCAGTGCCCGTCTGCACGAGACAGAGCTTGCGACCAAAGAGAAGATGACTGTTGTGCAGACGCTCGAAGTGCAGAGGCTGAGCAGTAACAAAGAGGCCGATGAGCTGcgcaaagccatcactgacctcGAGAAAGAGAAGTCTAGACTGAAAAGAGATGCAGAGGACTTACAAAATAAGTCCAAAGAGGTATTGTGTTCAAAGATGGCATATAAGCGCAGCTTATGTCATTGTTAACCCCTTCCTGTAACGCTTTCTCAGTTTGAAAATACTTCCTTTAACAAAATACTCTCCCTTTTCCTTACACTAAGAATGAATAATGTGATGAATTATGATATTCTGAATCAATCTTTGAATGCCACTATACATAttatttcaattacattttaagtATGCTCTCTGAAGACGTGGAATGTTCGCATAGCATGTGTTAAAATACCATATATCTTCTTGTTTTGAGTGATTTACTTTGTGAAGAACAACAATATCATGTCActcattttattctttttctcCCTACTCCAGGTTGCGAACGCGCAACAGGAACAGATGAAGCAGGAGAAGACACTCCTTCAGCAGTCCTTCATTGCTGAGAAAGAAGAACTACTAAAAAAAGAGAAGCTCATTGAAGATGAGAAGAAGAAGCTAGAGAGCCAGTTTGAAGAGGAGGTCCGAAAGGGAAAGGCTCTCAAAGATGAGCAGGAACAGCAGAGGaagcagatggaggaggagaagaagaaactCAAGGCCACCATGGATGCTGCCCTCAAGAAACAACAGGAAGCAGAGCAGGACATGCTGAATAAGCAGAAAGAGATGCAGGATCTAGCCAAGAAAAAGCTGGACCAGGAGAAATTGCTTGAAGATGAAAACAAGAAGCTCCGTGAGAAGTTGCAACATCTTGAAGAGATTCAGCAGCAAGCATCTCTTACCCGTGAGATCCAGATTCAAACAGATGAGGTCCCTGAAGGTGAACTGGTTCACATGACCATGGTAGAGACAACAAGGAAAGTCCTCAATGGTCAAAGCACAGGTGATGAAGTTGACAGCAGAAATGGGGAGTCTCCTTTGTCATTTGATGGCATTCGTGAGAAGGTACCTGCAAGTAGACTCTTTGATGTTGGACTTCTGACCAAGAAAGAGTTTGATAAATTGAAGAAGGGCAAAACCACCGTGCAGGACCTCAGCCAAACAGACAAACTTAAGACAATTCTCAAGGGAAATAACTGCATTGCTGGCCTCCTAGTGCATCCAAACCAGAAGATGTCCATCTATCAAGCcatgaaagaaatgaaaattTCACAAAGCACTGGCTTAATTCTACTGGAAGCACAAGCAGCATCAGGCTTCGTAGTTGACCCCATCAAGAACAAGAAGCTTACAGTCAatgaagcagtgaaagagggactCGTAGGACCAGAACTGCACAACAAATTGCTCTCTGCTGAAAGAGCGGTCAGTGGTTACAAAGATCCTTACACAGGCGGAAAGATTTCAACCTTTGCGGCCATGAAGAAGGGTCTTATTGTGGAGAGTGAGGCCATCAGACTACTTGATGCTCAGATGGCCACAGGTGGAATCATCGATCCAGTCAACAGTCACCGTGTGCCAATTGAAACTGCCCTCAAACAGGGTTATCTGGACGCAGACATGAAGAAAATCCTGGAGAAACCCACAGATGACACCAAAGGATTCTTTGACCCAAATACCCAGGAAAACCTCACCTACAAACAGCTGATGGAAAGATGTACTACAGATCCTGAAACAGGGTTGATGATCCTGCCCATCTCAGAGAATGCTGCTCTCAGTGCAAGAACATATACTGATGAAGAAGCAAAGGATGTcttcaacaaaacaaatatcTCTGTACCTTTTGGAAAATTCAAGGGAAAAACTATTACAATCTGGGAAATCATCAACTCTGAGTACTTCACAGATGACCAGAGAAAGGATCTCATCCGCCAGTACAAGACAGGGAAAATCACAATTGAGAAAATTATCAAGATTGTCATAACTGTtgctgaggagaaagagaaaaagaatgaaattGCTTTTGATGGTTTGAGAGCACCTGTGCCTGCCACTGAGCTCTTGGAATCCAAAATCATTGACAAAGACCTGTTCAACAAACTACACAAAGGCAATAAAACAGTCAAGGAAGTGTCTGAGATGGACCATGTTCACAAGTCTTTGAAAGGCACCAACTGCATTGCTGGTGTAGTTATCGACTCAACTAAAGAAACACTGTCCTTCTATCAAGCCTTGAAGCGGGAGGTGGTGAGACCCACTCATGCTTTAAATATGCTGGAAGCACAGGCTGCAACTGGGTTCATGGTTGACCCTGTCAATAATCAGAAGCACACAGTTGATGAGGCTGTTAAGGCAGGTTTAGTTGGTCCTGAACTTCATGAAAAACTGTTGTCTGCTGAAAGAGCTGTCACTGGCTACAAGGATCCTTACACTGGCAAGACTGTGTCTTTGTTTGAGGCAATGAAAAAGGACCTCATCAATAAAGATCAGGGAATCCGACTTCTTGATGCACAGATGACGACAGGTGGTATTATTGACCCAGTGAAAAGTCATCGCATTCCCCATGATGTGGCCTGCAAACGGGGATACTTTGATGATCAGACAAACAAGCTGCTAAACAATCCAACAGATGACATCAAGGGTTTCTATGACCCCAACACTCAAGAAAATGTCACATATCTGCAACTCCAAAAGCGGTGTGTCACAGACAAAAAGACGGGCCTTCAGCTTCTGCCCCTCTCTGATCAAGCTATCAACTCAAAAGAGgagcacaaatacacagaggcacagaccaAAGATGCCATGAATCAGGCAACAATGGAGGTAGAAAGTGGACCCTTCAAAGGCAAAAAGGTCACTATCTGGCAGATGCTAAATTCTGAATACCTTACTGACGAGCAAAGACAAGATCTGATTAGACAGTACAGAACAGGCAAATTCACAATTGAAAAAATCATAAAGATTGTGATCACAGTCATTAATGAAAAAGAAGCAATGAAACAGGAGAAAGGCAACTTTAAAGGACTCAGAACTATGGTACCAGGCAAGTCACTGCTCGACTCTAAGATCATTGACAAAGCAACGTTTGATGCAGTTCAGCAAGGCAAGAAGACAGCAGCAGAAGTTAGCAAAGATAAATCTGTCAATAAATACCTACAAGGTTCAGACAGCATTGCTGGTATCTACAATGACCAGACTAAAGAGAAGCTCAGTATATACCAAGCCATGAAGAAAACGCTCCTCAGACAGACCACGGGTGTGGCACTGCTTGAAGCTCAGGCAGCCACGGGATTCATTGTAGACCCACTGAAAAATCAGTTCTTGACTGTGGATGAAGCTGTGAAATCAGGCCTTGTCGGTCCCGAACTTCATGAGAAACTGCTCTCTGCTGAAAAAGCAGTCACAGGCTACAAAGACCCATACACTGGAAACAAAATTGCCCTCTTTCAAGCCATGCAGAAAGAACTAATTCCAAAGGACCAAGCAATGCCCCTCCTTGAGGCACAGATGGTCACTGGTGGAATCATTGATCCAGTAAACAGCCACCGTCTTCCAAATGATGTGGCCATCCAGCGTGGATTCTACAGTAAAGAAATGGCCAACACTCTCTCTGAACCTACAGATGACAACAAGAGGTTCTCTGACCCCACTTCAGATATGAATGTGTCATACAAGCAGCTGAAAGATAAATGCATGAGTGACCCAGACACAGGACTTTGCCTGCTGACTCTCTCCAAGCCACAATCACCAACAATAGTTGAAAAGACTTACCTGTACACCGAGGAACAGACCCAGCATGACCTATCTGGCACCCAGGTTGATATTCCAATTGAAGGCTTTGGTGACAAGCCCATGTCCCTTTGGGATATCATGAGCTCAAATCTGATCCCAGAATCAGAAAGGGCTAAACTCATGGAAGAATACCGGGCTGGCCAAATAACAAAGGAACGCATGATAATCATCATCATCGAGATCATGGAACAGAGAGAAATCATCCGAGGGGAGAACGTCAAAACATGCAATACAATTAGACGAAGAATTACTATTGAAGAGCTCTACAGTGCTCGCGTCATTGACCAAGAAACCTACAACCTGCTGAAACAAGAGAAGAAGACCATCCGTGAGATCATGGAGATGCAGAGTgtgaaaaaatatttgtatggcACAGGCAGTGTTGCTGGTGTCATGTCAGACTCTAACAACAAGATCGGCATTTACCAGGCAATGAAGAGGGGCCTCATGAAGTCTGAAGTAGCTATGACTCTCTTGGAGGCTCAGGCTGCAACTGGATTCATGGTTGATCCTGTCAAAAATGAAATGCTCACAGTTGATGAGGCTGTCCGTAAAGGTGTAGTTGGCCCAGAGATCCACGACAGACTTCTCTCTGCTGAAAGGGCAGTAACTGGTTACAGAGACCCATACAGTGGCaagatcatctctctcttccaagcAGTGAAAAAGAACCTTGTCACTGAGGAATATGCTCTAAAGCTTCTTGAAGCTCAAACAGCCACAGGTGGTATTATGGACCCTGAGTTCAACTTCCACCTTCCTTCAGATGTTGCCACAGGCCGTGGTTACATTAACAGGGAGACAATGGAGAGGCTGTCTGATGAGGTGAAGGGATATGTGGACCCCCTTACAGAAGAAGAGATTTCCTATGCAAATCTGCTCAAGAGATGTAAGGTTGATCCTGAAACTGGCCTGCGTTTCCTCTCACTTGCCGACAGAAGGCTGATGTTCAAGGGTCTTAGAAAGCAGATCACCATGGAGGAGCTGTTCCGCTCACAGATCATTGACCAGAAGACCCTCACAGAACTGAATGAAGGTCTGGTGAGTGTAGAGGAAATCAGCAGTAGACTCCAAAAATATATTGAAGGCGAAAGTTGTATTGCTGGAGTGTATGTGGAGACCAACAGAGAGCGTCTCTCCATCTACCAAGCCATGAAGAAGAATATGATCAGACCAGGGACAGCTTTTGAGCTGCTTGAGGCCCAAGCCGCAACAGGCTATGTTATTGACCCAATCAAGAACCTTAAACTGACAGTCAATGAATCTGTGAGGATGGGCATTGTGGGTCCAGAATTTAAAGACAAGCTTCTCTCTGCAGAACGGGCCGTGACAGGCTACAAAGATCCTTACTCAGGCaagaccatctctctcttccaggcCATGAAGAAAGGTCTCATTCTAAAAGATCATGGCATCCGTCTCCTTGAAGCCCAGATTGCCACAGGAGGAATCATTGATCCAGAGGAGAGTCATCGCTTGCCAGTAGAGGTGGCTTACAAACGTGGCTTCTTTGATGAGGAAATGAATGAGATCCTCACTGACCCATCTGATGACACCAAGGGATTCTTTGATCCCAACACTGAAGAGAATTTAACTTACCTAGGGTTGATGGAGAGATGCATTACAGATCCAGACACTGGCCTTGTGCTCTTGCTGCTGAAAGAGAAGAAACGAGAAAGAAAGGCATCCTCAAAGTCCTCCGTGCGCAAACGCAGAGTGGTCATTGTGGACCCAGAGTCTGGCAAAGAGATGTCAGTGTACGAAGCGTACCGTAAAGAGCTCATTGACCATCAGACCTACCTGGAATTGTCAGAGCAGGAATGTGAGTGGGAAGAGGTTACCATCACTTCATCTGATGGCTCTGTGAAGTCTATCATCATTGACAGGAGATCAGGCCGGCAATATGACATTGATGACGCCCTTGCCCGAGCTCTCATTGACCAGTCCTCTCTGGATCAGTACCGCTCCGGAAACTTGGCCATCACTGAATTTGCTGACATGCTATCTGGAAATATGGGTGGCTTCCGTTCCCGATCCTCCTCCATCGGATCGACCTCCTCCACCTCAATCAGAACCCCTGCCACCATATGGAATGATCCAACAGAGGTCACTGGCCCAGTGGCTGGAATTCTGGACACTGACACCTTAGAGAAAGTCTCAATCACTGAGGCTATGCACAGGAATCTGGTTGACAACATCACTGGCCAGAGACTGCTGGAGGCACAGGCTTGCACTGGAGGCATAATTGATCCTGCAACAGGGGAGAAATTCTCTGTCGCTGATGCAACTGAGAAGGATCTTGTTGATAAGATAATGGTTGACAGATTAAACCTGGCTCAGAAAGCCTTCAATGGCTTTGAGGACCCCAGAACTAAAGTGAGGATGTCTGCCTCCCAAGCCCTCAAGAAAGGTTGGCTGTATTATGAAGCTGGTCAGCGATTTCTGGAAGTGCAATACCTCACTGGTGGTCTCATAGAACCAGATGTTGAGGGAAGAGTTTCTTTAGAGGAGGCCATCAGAAAGAGTACCATTGATGCTCGCACTGCCCAAAAGCTAAGAGATGTAAGTGCCTACTCTAAATACCTGACCTGCCCAAAAACCAAACTCAAGATTTCTTATAAAGATGCCATGGACAGAAGTATGGTTGAGGAAGGATCTGGCTTGCGACTTCTGGAAGCTTCATCCCAGTCTAGCAAAGGCCTGTACAGTCCTTACAACGTAAGTGGCTCTGGGTCTGCCTCCGGCTCTCGCTCTGGCTCAAGGACAGGGTCAAGATCTGGCTCAAGAAGGAGCAGCTTTGATGCCACTGGTTCTAGCTTTAGCATGAatttctcctcatcctcattgACATCCACCAGCTACGGCCGAAGATACAATGCAGGACCTGACAGTGGCATCAACATGGATGAACTAGCCCAGGCCATTACAGCACTGTCTATGATCAGGCCCACCATTCAAGGCTGCAGTTCAGAGGAGCTTAGCTCTTTCACAACATTTCTACCCCTTCACACCTCAGTGGCTTAAAAATGATATTCAAAAGGAGGACAACAAAGACATATTTATTCAGCTTTGCATGTGGTTGCTTTAGGAAATTGCATTCCGAAAACtaccatttttttctttttggattATTAAGCTCCAACTCTACATAGTATGGATGCTTAAAACTATGCATACCTGTCCGGCCTTAAGTGgttattattttgtatctatttttttcCTGCAGTTTCATATAATATTCAATAGGGTAGTATTTTAAAATAACATG
The DNA window shown above is from Clupea harengus chromosome 11, Ch_v2.0.2, whole genome shotgun sequence and carries:
- the LOC105905367 gene encoding plectin-like isoform X19, whose translation is MDFRSIQQEITSLKDERDRVQKKTFTKWVNKHLMKAQRHVSDLYEDLRDGHNLISLLEVLSGETLSREKDVVRNLRLPREKGRMRFHKLQNVQIALDFLRHRQVKLVNIRNDDIADGNPKLTLGLIWTIILHFQVSCSISDIQINGQSDDMSAKEKLLLWSQRMVEGYPGLRCDNFTTSWRDGKLFNAVIHKHEPRYIDMTKVFRQNNIENLEQAFNIAEKDLGVTRLLDPEDVDVPHPDEKSIITYVSSLYDAMPRVPDAQDGIKANELELRWQEYYELITILLQWMRHHIHYFEERKFPASYEEVEILWRQFLKFKETELPAKESDKNRSKHIYQSFEGAVQAGQIKVPPGYHPIDVEKEWGRLHVSILEREKLLRIEFERLERLQRIVGKVQMESGVCEEQLNQLESLLQSDIRLLSAGKSALHAAEVERDLDKADGMIRLLFNDVQILKDGRHLQAEQMYRRVYRLHERLVNLRSDYNLRLRSGAQATMVSQQSTMVSQQSSMVSQQRSTMKGRPELDEVTLRYTQDLLAWVEENQRRIDGGEWGSDLPTVESQLGSHRGLHQTVEDFRTKIERARADESQLSPISKGTYREYLGKLDLQYAKLLNSSKSRLRNLDQLHAYVTAATKELMWLNDKEEEEVNFDWSDRNSNMAAKKENYSGLMRDLEGRERKVNEIQATGDKLIKEGHPGKATVEAFTAALQTQWSWILQLCCCIEAHLKENTAHYQFFADVKETEETLKKRQETMKKKYTCDRSTTATRLEDLLQDAVEEKEQLNELKSQIASLSKRAKTIIQLKPRNPTIPIKGKFPIQAVCDFKQMEITVHKGDECALLNNSQPFKWKVLNRSGDEAVVPSVCFLVPPVNKEAVDSVSNLDSSLQQMTIHWQSLHINMRSLLAWQYLMKDITLIRSWNVVMFKSMRTEEYRLTLRNLEMHYQDFLRDSQDSQLFGADDRMQIEADYKKTSQHYENLLRTCEQGTVAKAKGEKDESVSKTYITQVKDLRLQIEDVESRTIARMRQPVDKDPLKDCFRKTAEQTKDHTKLQGIKKNLDVVAGKAEEVLAAPEQASSPVLRSELDITLQKMDQVYSLSTIYLEKLKTVDVVVRNTQGAEDVLKKYEDRLRDVHKVPTDVKEVEIYRTELKVMRKNAEGEQPVFDGLEGGLGKAASVSERMSRVHSERDAELEHYRQLHTSLQDRWQAVYAQIDLRLRELEQLGRQLGYYRESYDWLICWIADAKQRQEKIQAVPITDSKTLKEQLAQEKKLLEEIEKNKEKVDECQKYAKAYIDTIKDYELQLIAYKAQVEPLTSPLKKTKMDSASDNIIQEYVTLRTRYSELMTLTSQYIKFITDTQRRLEEEEKTTEKLKEEDRKKMAEMQAELDKQKQLAEGHAKAVAKAEKEAKELKLMMQEEVSKREVVALDAEKQKHNIQQELHELKNLSEQQIKSKSHQVEEALQSRTKIEEEIRIIRIQLETTVKQKGTAETELQQLRDKAAEAERLRKAAQEEAEKLRKQVSDETQKKRKAEEELKLKAEAEKEAAKLKQRALEDLNNLKMQAEEAERRMKQAEVEKERQIKVAHEAAQKSAAVELQNKRMSFVAKTSKLEESLKQEHGTVIQLKEEAERLKRLQEEADKAREEAEKELEKWRQKANEALRLRLQAEEEAHKKTVAQEEAEKQKDDAEREAKKRTKAEESALKQKDMAEQELERQRKLADTTAQQKFTAEQELIRLRADFDHADQQRSLLDDELYRLKNEVSAAEQQRKHLEDELAKVKSEMDILLKLKTKADKESMSNTEKSKQLLVAEAAKMRDLAEEASKLRAIVEEAKRQRQIAEDEAARQRAEAERILKEKLAAINEATRLKTEAEIALKEKEAENERLRRKAEDEAYQRKALEDQASQHKQDIEEKIVLLKKSSEAELERQKTIVDDTHKQRRIVEEEIRILKLNFEKASSGKLDLELELNKLKNIADETQQTKIQAEKEAEKMRKLALEEEKRRREAEDKVKKIAAAEQEAARQRQAAQEEVERLKKKATEANIQKEEADKEAERQILSAKEAAQKCSAAEQQVQSILVQQKEDSLVQKKLRQEFEKAKKVAKEAEKAKEKAEKEAALLRQQAEEAERQKQAAEVEAANQGKAQEDAERLRKAAELEAAKRAQAEAAAIKQKQHADAEMAKHKKLAEKTIKQKSQVEQELAKVKLQLDETDNQKSLLDDELQRLKDEVGEASKQKAQVEEELFKVKVQMEELMKLKQRIVEENQRLIKKDKDNSQKFLAEEAENMKKLAEEAARLSVEAQEAARMREIAEDDLAQQRTLAEKVLKEKKQAIQEASKLRAEAEMLQRQKQQAQEQAQKLLEDKQQMQQRLDDEMEGFQKSLETERQRQLQITAEAEKLKLQVSQLSDAQAKAEADAKKFKKQADEISARLHETELATKEKMTVVQTLEVQRLSSNKEADELRKAITDLEKEKSRLKRDAEDLQNKSKEVANAQQEQMKQEKTLLQQSFIAEKEELLKKEKLIEDEKKKLESQFEEEVRKGKALKDEQEQQRKQMEEEKKKLKATMDAALKKQQEAEQDMLNKQKEMQDLAKKKLDQEKLLEDENKKLREKLQHLEEIQQQASLTREIQIQTDEVPEGELVHMTMVETTRKVLNGQSTGDEVDSRNGESPLSFDGIREKVPASRLFDVGLLTKKEFDKLKKGKTTVQDLSQTDKLKTILKGNNCIAGLLVHPNQKMSIYQAMKEMKISQSTGLILLEAQAASGFVVDPIKNKKLTVNEAVKEGLVGPELHNKLLSAERAVSGYKDPYTGGKISTFAAMKKGLIVESEAIRLLDAQMATGGIIDPVNSHRVPIETALKQGYLDADMKKILEKPTDDTKGFFDPNTQENLTYKQLMERCTTDPETGLMILPISENAALSARTYTDEEAKDVFNKTNISVPFGKFKGKTITIWEIINSEYFTDDQRKDLIRQYKTGKITIEKIIKIVITVAEEKEKKNEIAFDGLRAPVPATELLESKIIDKDLFNKLHKGNKTVKEVSEMDHVHKSLKGTNCIAGVVIDSTKETLSFYQALKREVVRPTHALNMLEAQAATGFMVDPVNNQKHTVDEAVKAGLVGPELHEKLLSAERAVTGYKDPYTGKTVSLFEAMKKDLINKDQGIRLLDAQMTTGGIIDPVKSHRIPHDVACKRGYFDDQTNKLLNNPTDDIKGFYDPNTQENVTYLQLQKRCVTDKKTGLQLLPLSDQAINSKEEHKYTEAQTKDAMNQATMEVESGPFKGKKVTIWQMLNSEYLTDEQRQDLIRQYRTGKFTIEKIIKIVITVINEKEAMKQEKGNFKGLRTMVPGKSLLDSKIIDKATFDAVQQGKKTAAEVSKDKSVNKYLQGSDSIAGIYNDQTKEKLSIYQAMKKTLLRQTTGVALLEAQAATGFIVDPLKNQFLTVDEAVKSGLVGPELHEKLLSAEKAVTGYKDPYTGNKIALFQAMQKELIPKDQAMPLLEAQMVTGGIIDPVNSHRLPNDVAIQRGFYSKEMANTLSEPTDDNKRFSDPTSDMNVSYKQLKDKCMSDPDTGLCLLTLSKPQSPTIVEKTYLYTEEQTQHDLSGTQVDIPIEGFGDKPMSLWDIMSSNLIPESERAKLMEEYRAGQITKERMIIIIIEIMEQREIIRGENVKTCNTIRRRITIEELYSARVIDQETYNLLKQEKKTIREIMEMQSVKKYLYGTGSVAGVMSDSNNKIGIYQAMKRGLMKSEVAMTLLEAQAATGFMVDPVKNEMLTVDEAVRKGVVGPEIHDRLLSAERAVTGYRDPYSGKIISLFQAVKKNLVTEEYALKLLEAQTATGGIMDPEFNFHLPSDVATGRGYINRETMERLSDEVKGYVDPLTEEEISYANLLKRCKVDPETGLRFLSLADRRLMFKGLRKQITMEELFRSQIIDQKTLTELNEGLVSVEEISSRLQKYIEGESCIAGVYVETNRERLSIYQAMKKNMIRPGTAFELLEAQAATGYVIDPIKNLKLTVNESVRMGIVGPEFKDKLLSAERAVTGYKDPYSGKTISLFQAMKKGLILKDHGIRLLEAQIATGGIIDPEESHRLPVEVAYKRGFFDEEMNEILTDPSDDTKGFFDPNTEENLTYLGLMERCITDPDTGLVLLLLKEKKRERKASSKSSVRKRRVVIVDPESGKEMSVYEAYRKELIDHQTYLELSEQECEWEEVTITSSDGSVKSIIIDRRSGRQYDIDDALARALIDQSSLDQYRSGNLAITEFADMLSGNMGGFRSRSSSIGSTSSTSIRTPATIWNDPTEVTGPVAGILDTDTLEKVSITEAMHRNLVDNITGQRLLEAQACTGGIIDPATGEKFSVADATEKDLVDKIMVDRLNLAQKAFNGFEDPRTKVRMSASQALKKGWLYYEAGQRFLEVQYLTGGLIEPDVEGRVSLEEAIRKSTIDARTAQKLRDVSAYSKYLTCPKTKLKISYKDAMDRSMVEEGSGLRLLEASSQSSKGLYSPYNVSGSGSASGSRSGSRTGSRSGSRRSSFDATGSSFSMNFSSSSLTSTSYGRRYNAGPDSGINMDELAQAITALSMIRPTIQGCSSEELSSFTTFLPLHTSVA